In Primulina huaijiensis isolate GDHJ02 chromosome 4, ASM1229523v2, whole genome shotgun sequence, the DNA window aataaaaagtaatactttttcatggataacctaaataaagatccgtcttacaaaatacgacccgtgagaccgtctcacacaaatttttactttttattttatataatattttacttttaattcataataaatataatCTCCAAATTATTTTCATCGAGTGTCAATGGTTACTTTTCCGAATTACAATATCTCATGCACTAATTCACTAAGAAACtcaaaatctaaaattaatCATTCAAACCATACGAAACCAAACCGAAccaaaattcatgatttatgttagtttgaaattttgtaaaatcgataaaatatattttgttcgaattttcatcttaaatcAAGTCATAGTTAGCCACCATATGCTCATTCCCTCCTAATTAACAACTTTTATgatcaattatttgattatatatatagtagATTGAATTTTACCCCAAGATTTATCGAAtctgtttttatatataatggtatttaaaaaaattatcaagtgTTGTAATTAGGAATTTAGCTTCTTGTAATATAAACTATCCACGATAGGTTGTACATACATATTATTAGCAAATCATAATAGTATTAAAACAATGTAAACATGTTGATGCAAGTATGTATGCTCGTTTGTTCGTAGGTGGTCTTGAGACTCTTTCGGATCCCAATGAAACAAAGATGTTTGCACATGTGGTTACACTCTAGAAGCTTAATTGATGAGGAAATTTGGAAGCTTGTTGAACGATTGCCTCTCTATGATTAtgttggagatttaataaaaaataaattatgtgattcaatcaaatattataacatatcatgaataattcatgtcgaattatcagaaaatataaataacaataaacACACATCATAATCCATTGATTGATCTAGCATTGGAGTTATATATCTTCTTAGACAACAAAGAATTGAACATCTTATTCTTGTCTTAGATGGGAGAATGTGAGAGATCTAAAATATGCTTACTGTATATATTATGTGTTGTATTCTATGTGTCTCAAGGACCATGATCTTATATAACTTTAGCAGTCTTCGACCCATTATATAAGACTTAATTGAGCTGAGTTTCTACACATAATGTGGAttatatcaatttatttaatattttggaaattcagaattaattagatcactttattggatcttttattaaataacatgttcatgtataattaattaaattattaaagcccacaaaataattccaacatGGCATAACAAACTAACAAATTTTATTccttcatttatcatttttttctttttctttattcattattttaagAATGTATATAAACACTTCGTATTGTGGTttgaaatataatgaaatttacTCTATTGCATGAGAAAATtcttgttctttaattttcttaattattattataatgatgATAAATTCGACATAtggaatatgatttttattgctgCTAAATGGCATCCATCATAAATTTGGCCATgcaggtcttttgtgagacattTTCAATAATCTTTATTAATTAGACGGATCAATcatactcatatttacaataaaaataaatacttttgacataaaaagtaatactttttcccGTGTAACTCAAATAGAAGATTTGTCTCAAAAAATTGACCTATGAGATCGTCTTTACGAATGCATTATGATATTTGTAagtcaaaatacaaaatatatatatacacaagatATATCCAActattttaataaacaaaaaaatatttgttccaCTGGAGCATAGATTAAAATATCGTGATtttcacataatttttttttatattcaataCGATCTTGGTTCAAATCCATGGCATTGCTGGATTAAtttttaagaattaattttactTGAGGATAAaagcaaaacaaaataaaagacagttgtaaaataaaatattgagttgattaattaattttttaaatagaaCAGACCAAAAACACattgaattcaaatttcaatGAGAAGCATCTTCTTCTTCACAGAATTTTGTGTACTCTTTTGCCCCCATTAGTGATCCCAATTCTGATGGATCACTAGGCTTCACCTTTATCATCCACCCTTCTTCATATGGGCTCGTGTTGATCTTCATTTCATGGCATGGCAAAGGAGTAATTTCGCACAATATAAATTTCTCCATGCCCAAAAACAAgtatgaaatcaagaaaaaaatggTTATTTATGCTACACTGAGTGTCATGACTCATGATATGAATTCCAAACCAAAGATGAATTGTATGGAtatgaaaatttaatgataatcAACCTAACACATTATTCAGtgaaaaaaatatgaacatgGATTAAGAAAGTTCAATCAAGTTACCAATCCGGGAGAGTCGACTAGCTTTGAGTTGACCTCAATGACTTCACCGGAGATCGGAGAATTGATGTCGCTGGTAGCTTTTACACTCTCCACTGCTCCAAAGGAGGTGCCTTTTGTCACGGGCTTACCGGATTCCGGCAGGTCCACAAACACCACTTCTCCTAAATGATCCTGAGCGAGTAGAATTTTAATGACCATATGTAACGTTTTCTCAGTGTTTTGCAACACTAATGTCACTTTTGTCTTCGACTGATTACCACCACTTGTTTCtaaattttgaaagatttttgCCAACATGATTAAAAGTGTTTTCAGGCTATTTTTAGCAAATTAATCACCAGTAGTTGATCAGAAAACCTGGCTATGTGTAATGGAAATTAAACTTGTCACATATGAGCGAGAAATAGATGATTTTCCTTTCTCCAATTTCTCTTCTTCAATTGGTTTCTTCTCCATTCCTCAATTTTCTAAATTCAGCCTTAATGCAACGACGAGGTACAATACTTTGAGtatgaatttcatattttcCCCTATTGAAGCTACAGTTTTCTTAAACCAACCTTATAGGGGCAAAATCAAGGACAGCTATTATTACTGTTGAAACATTGTTGGGAAATGGAGGAGCTATTTAGATTATCTAGTCCACCAAAATCTATCTCTGGATCTTGTCATGCTAGTTGATGTACCTGCTGAGACAATGGATGCAACCACTACAAAGATAAGTTCCAAGATTGTTCTGCATTCTCGCCAGACTTTGATAGGGGAAAACAACTCAAACAAATAGCTCTACATGGAGAAATGTATATCATACTTCTTATCTACTAAAGGctttaaaaaatcatttccGGAGGTGGGCTGAGGAATATAGCTTCTCATTCTTCGAATAAAATCCTCGTGTTCACCGAACCATTTGTTGAGGGTGGTGAATGATTTGATATACTCAAAACACATTTTGCAACCACTGGACATGGTTGGTTCATCGCCCAGCACGTCCGCCTAAGGGACCAAATGGGAAGTTCTCAATCCACCTTGAGGACAAGGCGGTTTTGAAGGAGATTGGAATGATACAATACTGGAAGCATCTTGGTCACAGTAGCAAATATTAAACAATTTGTTATTTAAATCTCAAGTTAATATGAGCAAATCCCAACACCAACACAAAATTAAACAAGAAATAAATGATTTTCCTTTCAACAATTTCTATTCTTCACGCTGTTTCTTCCCCATTTCTCCCCTTCTTTTCTAATCCCAACTACCCAATCTCCCCTCCTGGATTCCATGAGTAAATCAATCATCACTACAAAGTCCAAGAGTGGATTCCCATTCAATCACTTTCCATGACCAGATTTTCACGTCAACcaacaaaatattattcaaaacaCTAAAAAACAAAGTAGTGGTGACACTAATGTTGAAGAGGGGAGACAGAAATAAAACCTGGGCATGATCTGTAATCCCAACAATAGCAACAGAGCCGTCGTGCTTCACCCATTCATGCGAAGGGCAGTACTTGAACCCCTCCAGCACTGCAAATCAACCCCCAATTTCAATCATTCATTAAGTAAATTGAATTACACCGAACAATTTTACCAGTGGAAAAACATCTTGCGATCGAAAAGGCTGGAGAAACCAGCGCGGTTGAAGAATAAGCATTGGAAGCGGAGATTCTGAGAGCATTCGCGGTGGAAGAAGCCCACATTCTGAGCGCCATTTTCGAAGCAAAATTTGCTGTCTGCTCCTTCTCCAACTGAGTGACTGTGGAAGGGATTGAATCGAACGTTGGAGTTTTAAGTAAATTTGGTTATCTTATACGAATGGTGGACACTGAAAGCCTCATCCTTTGGAAACGTCACTATAACAAAATGCAAGGGTAGTTCGATATCATCTCGAAAGGGGGGTCTAACGTGAAACCGTTTTACGGATTTTaatctgtgagatgagtcaatcctaccgatattcacaataaaaagtaatattcttaccataaaaagtaatagtttttcatggatgactcaaataagagatccgtctcacaaaaatatgacccgtgagaccgtctcaaacaaattttttctCATCTCGAATATGTTcgaatattttttgaattaaattttttgagtcGAATTCGAACTGAACTCGTAACGACAAcgaatatattaaaaatatttgaaaatgatacaattaataaaatttatgacattaataaaaatatatatattaacaaattttggttcaaataaaattttatataatatgatttattatataaaaagtaatttatCATTATCTATACTATTAATAATGTAAAAAGAGTCATAATAGTAACTATTTTTTGgtgaattatttttcttaaatccaaaattttcattCACATATTTTTGCTTTACTACATACAATTTGTTattaaatttgaccttaaaaaaataaaacatcatttttcttaaaatcttataatattataatttgtacaatataatttatattttattgttaaataGTTATTGATTTATACATTTATTTAATGCAACATAATGTGcttgaattttcatattttataattataaaaaataatttttataaatcttatatcatatttagtgtaatttttagaatattataaataaatcaagaacttgagatcaaaatatatacaatatataaaatgcaaaatgtcaattttagtaTCCTATGTATTGAATTGTAATACTTTTAGTCTTGTGCTTTTTATTGAATCACTTAAAGTCTTGTAATTAAGTTTTGACAATCAATTGTggtctttttattcaaaattatgtaaataaatgattaatatcattttattaatattttataattatattaataaacatatttaGATGTCACGAGAGATTTTAACCtcgtaattataaaaatttaaaaattatttcactCGTTTAATTACACAGCTTGGAGAAAAACGCCTAAAATTGATCATCAAAATATAGTTACAGGTGACAGACATCTATtggatatacaattttttttttgtttatcacATGAATGAATACCACCTCATCAATTTATATATGTACAAGGAGAATGCAGTGTGTGTGTNatatataaatataaaagtgtgtgtgtgttttggtATTTAAACCCTATATCGGAAATTAGGTCAGATTTTCATTTAACTATCCAAAgccaaaaatatttatctggAACTTCTATCCTGTCCGGGAGAAAAGATACGATTTTGATATATTCTCCGCGCATAATTACTGAATCTTTTGGGAATACAACCTGTTCTCTGAAGAATACCACGTAAGCtgttgtgttttttttattcaattttcgctttatatatgtatttttgttaTGTAGATGATATCTCTCTTTTTTATGCTCCGAAATCAGTAATCATGGATaaagtttgtttttttttactgtgATATCGGGTGTGTTGTTCCGGAGTAGTAGTTTCGCTAATTTGGAAattatcatgtttttttttttactgtgcTCATATTGGGAATTTCTCGTTTGATCACCTAGGGTTTATCAgcttaatattatattttttgcatTGCCTTTGCTTTATGAACTTATACTCGCCGAAGGATATGGTTGTTATGAGGGATGATGTTTTGAATCTTTATCTTTTTAATTCATGGTTTTGAGCACAATGAAAAAAGTTTATGGGAAAGCGAAACTAATGAAATCTTTGCATACGGTACAAATTTCcgaatttcatgattttttaataatgaaatttttctAAGTTTAAAAATTGCAAGtgaaacttttaatttaaatcgaGAATCAATTTTTCTGAACATATTAAGAAAAGGTTGAGAGTGTATTAGAGTGATTTAGTGTTGGAGTCCACGATATCTTTGTTTGAATTTTATTCAGTTGCCTAAAACAAGTGATTTCTTTTTCAGGGGCCACGGTTATCCGTCCGATCAATTGTTAATTCAGTGGGGATTGTCTGTGTGAATATGGTATAGATGATGGCTTTGGCAACTCATCAGTTTCAGGTGATCATGTCTCTCCGTCATCTTAATTGATGGATGTTTAAGATGACAAGCTCTAGAAATTTGAAGTCCTAATGAAGAAATTGTTTgtgcaattttttaataattgtttaAATGAGTATAACATGGATTGTTGGACTGGATAAGCGCTTTTAATGCTTAATGTGCTTTTAGATTTCATGCAACATGATATTAATCTTCACATAGTCATTTCTCCAAGATTGGCCATGGCCGCCGATGTAACTTTACAGGCCCACAAGGTAAAGTTCCCTGTTAACAGAGATCACTTCAAATAATATTTGACCAGACTCTATCTCACAGTTTTGAGGTTGCATGAATCGTCTTTATCCCAACTTCCATGAATCATCTTTATCCACCCTACCTTATTGTGAACATCTTTTCGATATATCCTATAAAGACTGAGTCATTTTTGTTAACCAATTCTTGACTTTGTTCAGGGTTCTTATCGTTCTTCCCCAACCCTGTCCTCACCTTGGAGCAGAGGAAGGAAATTAAAACCTTTTGCACTGTCATTTCTTCCAGTTGGGCGGAATGATCGGTTCATCTCTTTGAAATCCAGATCTCGCTTAAGGTAAACGCTCGCCTTCATCTATCTCTAGGTTCATGTTTACATGTTTTCGAGGATGAAAAGCCACATAATTTGACTTTTTTTCAAGAGGAGCAGTTTATCGTAATGTTGGTATGTGGTATAGATAGGTCTGATGATGAAAGTTCAGACCTAAACCTGTCCTATGTACATGTTATTTACCTCATTCACGTAGTTGTGGATCTGCACATTTCTGATGTTCGACTCTTCTGCTGAACAAGGGAAATGTAAGGAAACCATAGCAATATCTATCCCTATTAACATTGATGGTTTGAGTGTTTCCACAAAGTGTTCAAATTAGAATCATGCTatttcttcaaattctcaaatGTTTCTTCTGGTTTTGTGGTATAGTCATTATCTGACCTTTAAACAATTTATAGATATGTGTGTTCCTGCGGTATCTCTGCTAATCTTCTAGGTGAATTGACCTCAATTTCTTGGTACTAAACTTATGTTTGCTTTCTAGGCCTCCAAGAATTCGACCTTTCGCACCGCACCCTGATTACTAAACTGCATTATGTTTGCTTTCTAGGCCTCTAAGAATTCAACCTTTCGCACCCTGATTTATCGGTGGATTCTACACGTGTCTACAACCTCACCATGAAATTCCATGTTTTGCTAACGCTAGACAGCCtgttgttttataatataaactgATCAAATAGTTTGCTTACAGTGTAGGTGCTTTTCTTTTGCATGGACCAAAGACAAAATCACTTAAAATATCAGCTTTCAAAGGTAGCAGTAGACATGATGATTCTGGAAGCCGAAGTGATGGTTCAAAATCCCTAAAGAATCCTGTTAAAGTTCCTTATTTGCAACATGAGAGCAAAGAATCTGCGGTTGAATCTTCAAGGGCTGCCTTGGATGAGATGACCGTTAGATCACTAGCTATGCAAAATTTATTCAAGAATTGGTTAACATTATTGCGTACGCCCTCACAAACCCAACTAGCGGAGGAAGTTGTTGAAGAGCCTTTTACGACAGAGACATCTGAATTGCAAAGTAcaaaacaaaagcaaggaaAAGGTGAAATCTTGAGGGCAGCTTGGTACTACTTCTGGGGCTTGGATGCAACAATTAAGATTCCATTGTTGATATTGTAAGCATTGTCTTTCATCTCTCTCTGTCCCTCTCTGTTGGGTGTTTGCTTAGACACTCTTTTGGCTTCAACAAACAAATAAATGCATACAACTAAACAAAATTAGGGTATTGTGACTGTATGTTCTATCTTTGATGTACACTACAAGTACAGTTTTGGTTTACATTATACCCACCTAGAGGATCAGACAAATTC includes these proteins:
- the LOC140975477 gene encoding glycine cleavage system H protein, mitochondrial-like, with amino-acid sequence MALRMWASSTANALRISASNAYSSTALVSPAFSIARCFSTVLEGFKYCPSHEWVKHDGSVAIVGITDHAQDHLGEVVFVDLPESGKPVTKGTSFGAVESVKATSDINSPISGEVIEVNSKLVDSPGLINTSPYEEGWMIKVKPSDPSELGSLMGAKEYTKFCEEEDASH
- the LOC140975478 gene encoding uncharacterized protein; this translates as MMALATHQFQGSYRSSPTLSSPWSRGRKLKPFALSFLPVGRNDRFISLKSRSRLSVGAFLLHGPKTKSLKISAFKGSSRHDDSGSRSDGSKSLKNPVKVPYLQHESKESAVESSRAALDEMTVRSLAMQNLFKNWLTLLRTPSQTQLAEEVVEEPFTTETSELQSTKQKQGKGEILRAAWYYFWGLDATIKIPLLIFTPLYLTVNVVYGSEVSKELTPLWILGPIIFSLYVKMFRAICSLYVFSFKQTVHIVKNIPAYCLLAFDYIFRGKLKEAIRVHLWKPVVDIKSMNYNDVTKRILKGLQGWLVEKYLDFVESIWPYYCRTIRFLKRANLI